The sequence GGATATTACTCTTATAGACACGTTCTTTAAAATATTTACGAACTTCTTGTTGAACCTCAACACTCAAACGAGTACGAACATCAAACATCGTAAGTAAAACGCCTTCTATTTTTAAATCTGGATTAAACAGCTTTTGTACAAGCCGGATTGTGGATAACAATTGTGTTAACCCTTCAAGTGCATAATACTCACATTGAACCGGTATTATGACTGAATCCGCAGCCGTCAGTGCATTTGTATTTAACAAACCTAATGATGGTGGACAATCTATAATAATATAATCATAGTCATCCTTTGCTTTAATTAATTTATTCTTTAAAAGACGCTCACGACCAATCTTAAACTCAACCATCTCGAGATCTGCTCCAGCAAGATCAATTGTTGCGGGAATTAAATCCATTGGGGGAGTATTCAAAGACATTTTAATGTCGCTTACTTCTTTTTCAGAAAGAATTAAATCATAGGTACTGTCTTTAATCGCCATTCTATTTGCACCTACACCTTGAGATGCATTTCCTTGGGGGTCAAGGTCTACTAATAGAACTTTTTGGCCTAAGTAGGCTAACCCAGCAGATAAATTAATACTCGTCGTTGTTTTCCCAACGCCACCTTTTTGATTAGCTACAGCAATTATTTTCCCCATTGACTCACATCCTTTGTTATATTCTTAAGTTATTTAGGG is a genomic window of Erysipelothrix amsterdamensis containing:
- a CDS encoding ParA family protein; this encodes MGKIIAVANQKGGVGKTTTSINLSAGLAYLGQKVLLVDLDPQGNASQGVGANRMAIKDSTYDLILSEKEVSDIKMSLNTPPMDLIPATIDLAGADLEMVEFKIGRERLLKNKLIKAKDDYDYIIIDCPPSLGLLNTNALTAADSVIIPVQCEYYALEGLTQLLSTIRLVQKLFNPDLKIEGVLLTMFDVRTRLSVEVQQEVRKYFKERVYKSNIPRNVKLSEAPSRGNSIFEYDLKSEGAKAYASLAKEVLSYNKKRSDSNGRER